From a region of the Streptomyces venezuelae genome:
- the murA gene encoding UDP-N-acetylglucosamine 1-carboxyvinyltransferase, with protein MTGISDDVLLVHGGTPLEGEIRVRGAKNLVPKAMVAALLGSEPSRLRNVPDIRDVRVVRGLLQLHGVTVRPGEEPGELVLDPTHVESANVADIDAHAGSSRIPILFCGPLLHRLGHAFIPGLGGCDIGGRPIDFHFDVLRQFGATIEKREGGQYLEAPQRLRGCKIRLPYPSVGSTEQVLLTAVLAEGVTELSNAAVEPEIEDLICVLQKMGAIISVDTDRTIRITGVDRLGGYNHKALPDRLEAASWASAALATGGNIYVRGAQQRSMMTFLNTFRRVGGAFEIDDDGIRFWHPGGPLNAIALETDVHPGFQTDWQQPLVVALTQASGLSIVHETVYESRLGFTSALNQMGAHIQLYRECLGGSACRFGQRNFLHSAVVSGPTKLQGADLVIPDLRGGFSYLIAALAAEGTSRVHGIDLINRGYENFMEKLVELGAKVELPGGELV; from the coding sequence ATGACCGGCATCAGTGACGATGTACTGCTTGTCCACGGCGGTACCCCGCTCGAGGGCGAGATCCGTGTCCGTGGTGCGAAGAACCTCGTGCCCAAGGCCATGGTCGCCGCTCTGCTCGGCAGCGAACCCAGCCGGCTGCGCAACGTTCCCGACATCCGTGACGTGCGCGTCGTCCGCGGGCTGCTCCAGCTGCACGGGGTGACGGTCCGTCCCGGCGAGGAGCCGGGCGAGCTCGTGCTCGACCCCACCCATGTCGAGAGCGCCAACGTCGCGGACATCGACGCCCACGCGGGCTCGTCGCGCATCCCGATCCTCTTCTGCGGCCCCCTGCTGCACCGGCTCGGCCACGCCTTCATCCCGGGCCTGGGCGGCTGCGACATCGGCGGCCGGCCGATCGACTTCCACTTCGACGTGCTCCGCCAGTTCGGCGCGACCATCGAGAAGCGCGAGGGCGGCCAGTACCTGGAAGCCCCGCAGCGCCTGCGCGGCTGCAAGATCCGCCTCCCCTACCCGTCGGTCGGCTCGACCGAGCAGGTGCTGCTGACGGCCGTTCTGGCCGAGGGCGTCACCGAGCTCAGCAACGCCGCGGTGGAGCCGGAGATCGAGGACCTCATCTGCGTCCTGCAGAAGATGGGCGCGATCATCTCCGTCGACACCGACCGGACCATCCGGATCACGGGCGTCGACCGCCTCGGCGGCTACAACCACAAGGCCCTCCCGGACCGTCTGGAAGCCGCCTCCTGGGCTTCCGCGGCGCTCGCCACCGGCGGCAACATCTACGTGCGCGGCGCCCAGCAGCGCTCGATGATGACGTTCCTGAACACCTTCCGCCGCGTCGGCGGGGCGTTCGAGATCGACGACGACGGCATCCGCTTCTGGCACCCGGGCGGCCCGCTCAACGCCATCGCGCTGGAGACGGACGTGCACCCCGGCTTCCAGACCGACTGGCAGCAGCCGCTGGTCGTGGCCCTGACGCAGGCCTCCGGCCTGTCGATCGTCCACGAGACGGTCTACGAGTCCCGGCTCGGCTTCACCTCGGCGCTCAACCAGATGGGTGCTCACATCCAGCTGTACCGCGAGTGCCTGGGCGGCAGCGCCTGCCGCTTCGGCCAGCGCAACTTCCTGCACTCGGCGGTCGTCTCCGGCCCGACCAAGCTGCAGGGCGCCGACCTGGTCATCCCCGACCTGCGCGGCGGGTTCTCGTACCTGATCGCGGCCCTGGCCGCCGAGGGCACCTCGCGGGTCCACGGCATCGACCTGATCAACCGCGGCTACGAGAACTTCATGGAGAAGCTCGTGGAACTCGGCGCGAAGGTCGAACTCCCGGGCGGCGAGCTCGTCTGA
- a CDS encoding HU family DNA-binding protein — protein MNRSELVAALSERAEVTRKDADAVLAALAETVGEIVAKGDEKVTIPGFLTFERTHRAARTARNPQTGDPIQIPAGYSVKVSAGSKLKEAAKGK, from the coding sequence ATGAACCGCAGTGAGCTGGTGGCCGCTCTGTCCGAGCGCGCCGAGGTGACCCGCAAGGACGCCGACGCCGTTCTGGCCGCGCTCGCCGAGACCGTCGGCGAGATTGTCGCCAAGGGCGACGAGAAGGTCACCATCCCCGGCTTCCTGACCTTCGAGCGCACCCACCGTGCCGCTCGCACCGCGCGCAACCCGCAGACCGGCGACCCCATCCAGATCCCGGCCGGCTACAGCGTGAAGGTCTCCGCGGGCTCCAAGCTCAAGGAAGCCGCCAAGGGCAAGTAA
- a CDS encoding NAD-dependent malic enzyme, with the protein MATAPSVSYSMTVRLEVPASGTAVSQLTTAVESSGGSVTGLDVTASGHEKLRIDVTIAATSTAHADEIVEKLRGIEGVSLGKVSDRTFLMHLGGKIEMASKHPIRNRDDLSMIYTPGVARVCMAIAENPEDARRLTIKRNTVAVVTDGSAVLGLGNIGPMAAMPVMEGKAALFKRFADIDAWPICLDTQDPDEIVAAVKAIAPGFAGINLEDISAPRCFEIEARLREALDIPVFHDDQHGTAIVVLAALTNALRVVGKAVGDVKVVMSGAGAAGTAILKLLLAAGVKNAVSADIHGVVHADRPDLVDAAADSPLRWIADNTNPEGYTGTLKEAVVGADVFIGVSAPNVLSGEDVAAMAEGAIVFALANPDPEVDPAVARQTAAVVATGRSDFPNQINNVLVFPGVFRGLLDAQSRTVNTEMMLAAASALADVVGEDELNANYIIPSVFNDKVAGAVAGAVRKAASGV; encoded by the coding sequence ATGGCAACGGCGCCCAGCGTCTCGTATTCGATGACGGTCCGTCTGGAAGTGCCCGCGAGCGGAACCGCGGTCTCCCAGCTCACCACCGCCGTGGAGTCCTCCGGCGGATCGGTCACCGGCCTCGACGTCACCGCATCCGGCCACGAGAAGCTCCGGATCGACGTCACCATCGCCGCGACCTCCACCGCGCACGCGGACGAGATCGTCGAGAAGCTGCGCGGCATCGAAGGCGTCAGCCTCGGCAAGGTCTCCGACCGCACCTTCCTGATGCACCTCGGCGGCAAGATCGAGATGGCGTCCAAGCACCCCATCCGCAACCGTGACGACCTCTCGATGATCTACACCCCGGGCGTGGCCCGCGTGTGCATGGCGATCGCCGAGAACCCCGAGGACGCCCGCCGCCTCACCATCAAGCGCAACACCGTCGCAGTCGTGACGGACGGATCCGCCGTGCTGGGCCTGGGCAACATCGGCCCGATGGCCGCCATGCCGGTCATGGAGGGCAAGGCGGCCCTCTTCAAGCGCTTCGCGGACATCGACGCCTGGCCGATCTGCCTGGACACCCAGGACCCCGACGAGATCGTCGCCGCCGTCAAGGCCATCGCCCCCGGCTTCGCGGGCATCAACCTGGAGGACATCTCCGCGCCGCGCTGCTTCGAGATCGAGGCCCGGCTCCGCGAGGCCCTCGACATCCCCGTCTTCCACGACGACCAGCACGGCACCGCGATCGTCGTGCTCGCGGCGCTCACCAACGCACTGCGCGTGGTGGGCAAGGCAGTTGGCGATGTCAAGGTCGTCATGTCGGGGGCCGGCGCGGCCGGTACCGCCATCCTCAAGCTGCTCCTCGCGGCGGGCGTCAAGAACGCGGTGAGCGCCGACATCCACGGCGTCGTGCACGCGGACCGCCCCGACCTCGTCGACGCCGCCGCGGACTCCCCGCTGCGCTGGATCGCCGACAACACCAACCCCGAGGGCTACACGGGCACGCTGAAGGAAGCCGTGGTCGGCGCCGACGTGTTCATCGGCGTCTCGGCCCCGAACGTGCTGTCCGGCGAGGACGTCGCCGCCATGGCCGAAGGCGCGATCGTGTTCGCGCTCGCGAACCCGGACCCCGAGGTGGACCCGGCCGTCGCCCGCCAGACCGCCGCCGTGGTGGCCACCGGCCGCTCCGACTTCCCGAACCAGATCAACAACGTGCTGGTCTTCCCGGGCGTCTTCCGCGGTCTGCTGGACGCCCAGTCCCGCACCGTGAACACGGAGATGATGCTGGCCGCCGCGAGCGCGCTGGCGGATGTCGTGGGCGAGGACGAGCTGAACGCGAACTACATCATCCCGTCGGTGTTCAACGACAAGGTCGCGGGTGCGGTCGCGGGTGCCGTCCGCAAGGCGGCCTCGGGGGTCTGA
- a CDS encoding HelD family protein, which translates to MAAQNAAVDSTADSVRDREIAVEQTHLDQVYRRLEEKIHEAEFLMNDAAKRGQVGTPGALAERDAQVFRAGIHLNRLNNEFEDFLFGRIDLVLGKDGERGADGAYTSVEPADDAIREDLTADIAETLHIGRIGVLDSDYAPLVIDWRAPAAAPFYRSTPKEPGRVVRRRVIRSKGRKVLGVEDDLMRPEVTAFLDGGELPAIGDGALMAALGRARTHSMRDIVSSIQAEQDLVIRAPAASVAEVAGGPGTGKTAVALHRAAYLLYQDRRRYSGGILIVSPTPLLVAYTEGVLPSLGEEGQVAIRALGSLVDGAEATTYDSPAVARIKGSSRMLKVLRKAVRGALELGGAPDRLRVVAFGRRQELEADELNRIRQNVLGGTAPVNLLRPRARKLLLDALYAKSGGAGRHSDPELAAELRSAFDEDISTEDAFIDFLNAWWPELTPRAVLAALADERHLGRWSRRDLGPRESRQLARSLRRVGPDGKGPLSVHDVALLDELQQLLGAPARPKRRREMDPLDQLSGLEELMPTREETQWERAERLAAERTEYAHVIVDEAQDLTPMQWRMVGRRGRHGTWTVVGDPAQSSWTDPEEAAAARDEALGSRPRRRFTLTVNYRNPAEVAEVASRVLRLAMPGMEPPSAVRSTGLEPRFTAADGDLGHAVREETRRLLEQVDGTVGVVVAMDRRAEAAGWLADLGERAVALGSLEAKGLEYDATVVVSPAEIADESPAGLRVLYVALTRATQQLTVVSAERDKPDADGVPELLTP; encoded by the coding sequence GTGGCCGCGCAGAATGCCGCTGTCGACAGCACGGCGGATTCCGTCCGCGATCGGGAGATCGCGGTCGAGCAGACGCATCTCGACCAGGTGTACCGACGCCTTGAGGAGAAGATCCACGAGGCCGAGTTCCTCATGAACGACGCCGCCAAGCGCGGCCAGGTGGGTACACCCGGCGCGCTCGCCGAGCGCGACGCGCAGGTCTTCCGGGCGGGCATCCACCTGAACCGGCTGAACAACGAGTTCGAGGACTTCCTCTTCGGCCGCATCGACCTGGTGCTCGGCAAGGACGGGGAGCGCGGCGCCGACGGCGCGTACACCTCCGTCGAGCCCGCCGACGACGCGATCCGCGAGGACCTCACCGCCGACATCGCCGAGACGCTGCACATCGGCCGCATCGGGGTCCTGGACTCCGACTACGCGCCGCTGGTCATCGACTGGCGCGCGCCGGCCGCCGCGCCGTTCTACCGTTCCACGCCCAAGGAGCCCGGCCGGGTCGTGCGCCGCCGCGTCATCCGCTCCAAGGGCCGCAAGGTGCTGGGCGTCGAGGACGACCTGATGCGCCCGGAGGTCACCGCCTTCCTCGACGGCGGCGAGCTGCCCGCGATCGGCGACGGCGCGCTCATGGCCGCCCTCGGGCGGGCCCGTACGCACTCGATGCGCGACATCGTCTCCTCGATCCAGGCCGAGCAGGACCTGGTCATCCGGGCCCCCGCCGCCTCCGTCGCCGAGGTCGCGGGCGGCCCCGGCACCGGCAAGACGGCCGTCGCCCTGCACCGCGCCGCCTACCTGCTCTACCAGGACCGGCGCCGCTACTCCGGCGGCATCCTGATCGTCTCGCCGACCCCGCTGCTCGTCGCGTACACCGAGGGCGTGCTGCCCTCGCTCGGCGAGGAGGGCCAGGTGGCCATCCGGGCGCTGGGCTCGCTCGTCGACGGCGCGGAGGCCACCACCTACGACTCCCCGGCCGTGGCCCGCATCAAGGGCTCCTCCCGGATGCTCAAGGTGCTCCGCAAGGCCGTACGCGGCGCACTGGAGCTCGGCGGCGCCCCCGACCGGCTGCGCGTGGTGGCCTTCGGCCGCCGCCAGGAGCTGGAGGCCGACGAGCTGAACCGGATCCGGCAGAACGTGCTCGGCGGCACCGCCCCGGTCAACCTGCTGCGCCCGCGCGCCCGCAAGCTGCTGCTCGACGCCCTCTACGCGAAGTCCGGCGGGGCCGGCCGGCACAGCGACCCGGAGCTGGCCGCCGAGCTGCGCTCCGCCTTCGACGAGGACATCTCCACCGAGGACGCCTTCATCGACTTCCTCAATGCATGGTGGCCGGAACTGACCCCGAGGGCGGTGCTCGCCGCGCTCGCCGACGAGCGCCACCTCGGCCGCTGGTCGCGCCGCGACCTGGGCCCGCGCGAGAGCCGCCAGCTGGCGCGTTCGCTGCGCCGGGTGGGCCCGGACGGCAAGGGCCCCCTGTCGGTGCACGACGTGGCGCTGCTGGACGAGCTCCAGCAGCTGCTCGGCGCGCCCGCGCGGCCCAAGCGCAGACGGGAGATGGATCCGCTCGACCAGCTCAGCGGGCTGGAGGAGCTGATGCCGACCCGCGAGGAGACCCAGTGGGAGCGGGCCGAGCGGCTCGCGGCGGAGCGCACCGAGTACGCGCACGTCATCGTGGACGAGGCCCAGGACCTGACGCCGATGCAGTGGCGGATGGTCGGCCGCCGGGGCCGGCACGGCACCTGGACGGTGGTCGGCGACCCGGCGCAGTCCTCCTGGACGGACCCCGAGGAGGCGGCCGCCGCCCGCGACGAGGCCCTGGGCAGCCGCCCGCGCAGGCGGTTCACCCTGACGGTGAACTACCGCAACCCGGCCGAGGTCGCCGAGGTGGCCTCCCGGGTGCTGCGCCTGGCGATGCCCGGCATGGAGCCGCCGTCGGCGGTGCGCTCCACGGGCCTGGAGCCCCGCTTCACGGCCGCCGACGGCGATCTGGGCCACGCGGTCCGGGAGGAGACCCGGCGGCTGCTGGAACAGGTGGACGGCACGGTCGGCGTGGTCGTGGCGATGGACCGGCGCGCGGAGGCCGCGGGCTGGCTCGCGGACCTCGGCGAGCGGGCGGTGGCGCTGGGCAGCCTGGAGGCCAAGGGCCTGGAGTACGACGCCACGGTGGTGGTCTCCCCGGCGGAGATCGCGGACGAGTCCCCGGCGGGCCTGCGGGTGCTGTACGTGGCGCTGACGCGCGCGACGCAGCAGCTGACGGTGGTCTCGGCCGAACGGGACAAGCCGGACGCGGACGGGGTGCCGGAGCTGCTCACGCCCTAG
- a CDS encoding CGNR zinc finger domain-containing protein: MRFDSGRVCLDLVATFTPHEGIPDGDELRLWLAGAGLVPDRTPLARVGPDWAEAFRSLRADVETLVRAELLGTDPDEHALARVNALAAGPPPGLCAVRDQEGHLVRELCGGVECGALLAAVARDAVELLTDPGDRALLRACAGDGCTRVYLDTSRGHRRRWCSSERCGNRERVARHRRRVLAAGAGQGSR, translated from the coding sequence ATGCGGTTCGATTCCGGGCGGGTCTGTCTGGACCTGGTGGCCACCTTCACCCCCCATGAGGGGATCCCGGACGGTGACGAGCTGCGGCTGTGGCTCGCCGGCGCCGGCCTCGTACCCGACCGGACGCCCCTCGCCCGGGTGGGGCCCGACTGGGCCGAGGCCTTCCGGTCCCTGCGCGCCGACGTGGAAACGCTCGTACGGGCGGAGCTGCTCGGCACCGACCCCGACGAACACGCCCTCGCCCGGGTCAACGCGCTGGCCGCCGGACCACCCCCGGGGCTGTGCGCCGTACGGGACCAGGAGGGGCACCTCGTACGGGAGTTGTGCGGCGGCGTGGAGTGCGGTGCGCTGCTCGCGGCCGTCGCCCGGGACGCGGTGGAGCTGCTGACCGACCCCGGCGACCGGGCGCTGCTGCGGGCCTGCGCCGGCGACGGCTGCACCCGTGTCTACCTGGACACTTCCCGGGGCCACCGGCGCCGCTGGTGCTCCAGCGAGCGCTGCGGGAACCGGGAGCGCGTCGCCCGGCACCGCCGCCGCGTCCTGGCGGCCGGGGCCGGCCAGGGGTCCCGGTGA
- a CDS encoding uroporphyrinogen-III synthase codes for MDDTNTGPLAGFTVGVTAARRADELIALLRRRGAQVLHAPALRIVPLADDSELLAATKELIHCAPDVVVATTAIGFRGWIEAADGWGVGEQLLERLRAAELLARGPKVKGAIRAAGLVETWSPDSESLAEVLERMLTDGVAGRRIALQLHGEPLPGFVEALRAGGAEVVVVPVYRWMAPEDLAPLDRLLDAITGGGVDAVSFTSAPAAASLLSRAEERGLREAVLDALRGGVLSACVGPVTALPLQAHGVDTVQPERFRLGPLVQVLCQELPGRARVLPVAGHRVEIRGHAVLVDARLRPVPPAGMALLRALARRPGWVVPRAELLRALPGAGRDEHAVETAMARLRVALGAPNLIQTVVKRGYRLSLDAGGEAKYGELPVDAVTARGVVG; via the coding sequence ATGGACGACACGAACACCGGCCCGCTCGCGGGCTTCACCGTCGGGGTCACGGCCGCCCGGCGTGCGGACGAGCTCATCGCGCTGCTGCGCCGTCGCGGGGCGCAGGTGCTGCACGCGCCGGCGCTGCGGATCGTGCCGCTCGCCGACGACAGCGAGCTGCTGGCCGCGACGAAGGAACTGATCCACTGCGCGCCGGACGTGGTCGTGGCCACCACCGCCATCGGGTTCCGGGGATGGATCGAGGCGGCCGACGGCTGGGGCGTCGGCGAGCAACTGCTGGAGCGGCTGCGGGCGGCCGAACTGCTGGCGCGCGGGCCGAAGGTGAAGGGCGCCATCCGGGCCGCCGGGCTCGTGGAGACCTGGTCCCCGGACTCGGAATCGCTCGCCGAGGTACTGGAACGGATGCTGACGGACGGGGTGGCCGGCCGGCGCATCGCGCTCCAGCTGCACGGGGAGCCGCTGCCCGGCTTCGTCGAGGCGCTGCGGGCCGGCGGGGCCGAGGTGGTGGTGGTCCCGGTGTACCGGTGGATGGCACCGGAGGACCTCGCGCCGCTGGACCGGCTGCTGGACGCGATCACCGGCGGCGGGGTCGACGCCGTCAGCTTCACCTCCGCGCCGGCGGCGGCCTCGCTGCTGTCCCGGGCCGAGGAGCGGGGGCTGCGGGAGGCCGTGCTGGACGCGCTGCGCGGCGGGGTGCTGTCGGCGTGCGTCGGGCCGGTGACCGCGCTGCCGCTGCAGGCGCACGGGGTGGACACGGTGCAGCCGGAGCGCTTCCGGCTGGGCCCGCTGGTGCAGGTGCTCTGCCAGGAGCTGCCCGGCCGGGCCCGGGTGCTGCCGGTGGCCGGGCACCGGGTGGAGATCCGGGGGCACGCGGTCCTGGTCGACGCGCGGCTGCGGCCCGTACCGCCTGCCGGGATGGCCCTGCTCCGGGCGCTGGCCCGGCGGCCGGGCTGGGTGGTGCCGCGCGCGGAACTGCTGCGGGCGCTGCCGGGTGCGGGGCGGGACGAACACGCCGTGGAGACGGCGATGGCCCGCCTCCGGGTGGCCCTCGGGGCGCCGAACCTGATCCAGACGGTGGTCAAGCGGGGGTACCGGCTGTCGCTGGACGCGGGCGGGGAGGCCAAGTACGGGGAGCTCCCGGTCGACGCGGTGACGGCCCGCGGAGTCGTCGGCTGA
- a CDS encoding nitrate/nitrite transporter: MTGTTAPRKGGRWIERWDPEDETFWKETGERTARRNLLYSVFSEHIGFSVWSLWSVMVLFMGPEYGIDPAGKFFLIATATCVGALVRVPYTFAVARFGGRNWTVLSALLLLAPTVAAIVVMEPGTSYGTFLVVAALTGVGGGNFASSMTNINAFFPLRKKGWALGLNAGGGNIGVPVVQLAGLLVIATAGAGHPRYLLAAYVPLVVTAAVLAAVRMDNLAPVRNDTGAVREALKDAHTWIMAFLYVGTFGSFIGYSFAFGLVLQTQFGRTPLQAASLTFMGPLLGSLIRPVGGALADRFGGARITLGTFVAMAGATAVVVFASQRSSLPVFLVGFVALFVLSGLGNGSTYKMIPGIFQAKALARGMSGESAAAYGRRLSGAAMGLIGAVGALGGLGINLAFREAFRSSGSGTAAFVTFLGFYALCCAVTWAVYLRRPAAPAVHTIGVETKPQLTSV; this comes from the coding sequence ATGACCGGTACGACCGCACCGCGCAAGGGGGGCCGCTGGATCGAGCGGTGGGATCCCGAGGACGAGACCTTCTGGAAGGAGACCGGCGAGCGGACCGCCCGCCGCAACCTCCTCTACTCCGTGTTCTCCGAGCACATCGGGTTCTCCGTCTGGTCCCTCTGGTCCGTGATGGTCCTCTTCATGGGACCGGAGTACGGGATCGACCCCGCCGGGAAGTTCTTCCTGATCGCGACCGCGACCTGCGTGGGCGCGCTCGTACGGGTGCCGTACACCTTCGCCGTCGCCCGCTTCGGCGGCCGGAACTGGACCGTCCTCAGCGCGCTGCTGCTGCTCGCGCCGACGGTCGCCGCGATCGTGGTGATGGAACCCGGGACCTCCTACGGCACCTTCCTGGTCGTCGCCGCCCTCACCGGCGTCGGAGGCGGCAACTTCGCCTCCTCCATGACCAACATCAACGCCTTCTTCCCGCTCCGCAAGAAGGGCTGGGCACTCGGCCTGAACGCCGGCGGCGGCAACATCGGCGTGCCCGTCGTACAGCTGGCCGGGCTCCTGGTCATCGCGACCGCCGGGGCCGGGCACCCCCGGTACCTGCTGGCCGCCTACGTCCCGCTGGTCGTCACCGCGGCGGTCCTGGCGGCCGTACGGATGGACAACCTGGCGCCCGTGCGCAACGACACCGGCGCGGTCCGCGAGGCACTGAAGGACGCGCACACCTGGATCATGGCGTTCCTCTACGTCGGCACGTTCGGGTCCTTCATCGGCTACAGCTTCGCCTTCGGCCTCGTGCTGCAGACCCAGTTCGGCCGCACCCCGCTGCAGGCCGCCTCGCTGACCTTCATGGGACCGCTGCTCGGATCGCTGATCCGGCCGGTGGGAGGGGCGCTCGCCGACCGGTTCGGCGGGGCACGGATCACGCTGGGGACGTTCGTGGCGATGGCGGGAGCCACCGCAGTGGTGGTGTTCGCCTCGCAGCGGTCCTCGCTGCCCGTCTTCCTCGTCGGGTTCGTGGCCCTGTTCGTCCTGAGCGGGCTCGGCAACGGATCGACGTACAAGATGATCCCGGGCATCTTCCAGGCGAAGGCACTGGCACGCGGCATGAGCGGCGAGAGCGCGGCCGCGTACGGGCGGCGGCTCTCCGGCGCCGCCATGGGACTCATCGGGGCGGTCGGCGCGCTCGGCGGACTCGGCATCAACCTGGCGTTCCGGGAGGCGTTCCGCAGCTCCGGATCCGGAACGGCGGCCTTCGTCACCTTCCTCGGCTTCTACGCCCTGTGCTGCGCGGTCACCTGGGCGGTATACCTTCGCCGCCCGGCGGCCCCGGCGGTCCACACGATCGGGGTCGAGACGAAACCGCAGCTCACGTCGGTGTAA